The stretch of DNA GGCTATTCCATCTGCTGTCCCGAGCGGAGCGAACCGGCCATGCCGACGCGGCCGCTGCTCGATTTCGGCGCTGGGTATGTGAAGCGGTCGCTCAGCGAACTCCCGCTTCAGGGCACCCAGGCACCTTGGCTGATGTCGATGGATTACTACTCCGACACGAAGCTCTTGAAGGAGGACTCGGTCGAGGACTCGAGCCTGCGGTTCTCTTCTCACGTCCGCGAGGGGCCCGCTGGCTCAGGACGGGCACGGGTGTGAGCGTCTTGGCGCTGACTGGCGTATCCTTCCCGCCAGAGCCTGGCCACTCGGAGCCAGTCAACAGCAAGGTGTGGCTTGAAGCGAATTCTGTGGATAGCGGTGTTGAGCGTGGTAGCGGCGCTGGGAATCACGGCCCTTGTCGCACCGAAAGAGGTCCGGCTTCACTCGTCGATCCGGATCGAGCGGCCCCCCGAGCAGGTCTACGACTTCGTCACCTCGCTGGAGGCACCCGCGAAGACCTTCAGTGGCCACGGCCGCATCCCTGGGGTGGTGAAGACCGAGGTTGCCGGGGGAGGGCCGCTGCGCGAAGGGGTGAAGGCCCGCGTTCACAGCTCGGATGGGGCGGTGATGGAGCGGCTCATCACCATCATGGACCGCCCCCGGCACCACGAGTACAGGCTCGCCACCGGGTTCAAGCCGCCGATCAAGTACCTCCTCAAGTCGGGCCGCGGCGAGTGGACCTTCCAGCCCGCTCAAGACGGGGGCACGCAGGTGGAGTGGATCTACGTGTTCGAGCTGACCTCCCCGGTGATGTATCCGCTGGCCTCGCCGCTGCTGAACGGCATGTTCTCCGAGGCCATGGTGAAGTGCCTGGCGCGCACGCGCGAGTGTCTGATCGACGAGGCCTCGTGCCGTTAGGGTGAGGCGGGAGACCGGCCGTCGGCTTCGGCCGCCTCAATGGCGTGACCACCGCCTTCAAGCTCATCCGTCAGGAGTGGCACAGGATTGGACGCGTCCGCCGCGACGCAGCACTCACTGACGCCACGTGGCCGCCATGCCGCACGGCCGTGTGGCCGCATTTCTCGCCACTGCACGTGCGGACCATGGTCAGAAGTGGCTCGACTATCAGCACGAGATCGGCCTTCGGCACCACCGCGTGAAGCAGAACATGACGGACGGCGCGCCCTCGACCGAGGTCGTTCCGTTGCGCAATCTCCTCGCGCTCATCTTCAACGCGGCCATCAGGCTGCCTGCGGCCAGCCGTGCTGTTCCAAGTGCCGGAAGCGGGAGCGTACAATTTCGCTTTCGCAAGCTAACCGCCGCCGTTGTATGCCCTAGAATGGGGTCATGTTTTCTCGCGTGGCCTCGTCCGCCGTGTTGCTCGTGTTCGTGTTGCCGTGGACGGCTATCACGGGGGCTGCGGACTACTTCGCCATCTCCAGCATGGCCCGCCAGGTGCAGTCGGCGAACTGGCCCTCCGTGCAGGGGACCCTCATCCGGAGCGAGGTGGAGGCGGTGCGCTCGAACAAGAGCACCACGTACGGCCTGAAGGTGGCCTACACCTACTCCGTTGACGGGCAGCGCTACGAGGGCAGTAGGTACCGCTTCGCCGCATGGCGCTCGGGGGACGCCGGGTATGCGGAGGAACTGGTGGTGCGCTACCCCCTTGGGACCAGCATCCCCGTGTACTACCGGCCCGGTCAGCCTTCGGAGGCGGTGTTGCAGGCGGGCCTGGGGAGCTCGGAGCTGTTCCTGCTCATGGTCCTGCTGCCCTTCAACCTGGTGGCACTCTGGCTGGGTGCCATGGTGGGGTGGGCCTGGAAGCCGGAGCCGCCGCTCTTGTCCACCTTCTTCCGGGAGGACGGCAGCGAGTGCGTCACGCTCGATGAGCAGTGGACGGCCGCCTGGGTGTTCCTGGCCATGGGGAGCTCCGCCCTGGCGTGTGTCGTGCTCGGAGGACTCGCTGGGGGATTCAACGCACCGCTGCCCGTGGGCGTGGGGGCCTGGGGGGCCGTCATCGCCTGCGGTGTGCTCGCCGGGCTGTGGTCGCGCGCACGGCGGAAGGCCGGGCACTACGACCTGCGCCTCCATACCCAAACACGAAGCCTCTCCCTGCCGCCCTTCTCCGGAAGGAAACACCGGCTCGACGTACGGTGGCGCGACGTGCGGTCGCTCCGCGTCGAACCCCAGGTTCGCACGCCCCAGGGACAGGTGACCCGCTACCATCTCACGCTCGAGCGAGCGCTCTCCGGCGGCGGGGTGAGCCAGGAAGCCATCGCCAGTTTCATCCGCCAGGAGCAGGCAGAGGCGCTGGCACGCTGGCTGCGAACGCACCTCAAGGTGGGCGAGGCCGCGCCGGGAGAGCAGCGCTCCGCCTGACTCGAGGCAGTGCTTCCGCCCAGCTCCAAGACCTCGTACGTCTGGAGCTGAGCGTTGGCTGGAAGGGGTGCCCCTGTCCCGTCCAGAGGCAGGCGGTCAGGTCCTCTCGCGACGCTGGCGCGCCCAGGTCTCGAAGCTCATGGGTGAAAGGCCGTAGGAACGCGCGATCTCGGGCCGTGCCAGCACCGGGGCGACGTTGATGTACGTCATTCCTTGCGCCACGCCGGGATGCAGGCCGGCCGCGACGGCCTCCTCGACCGTGCCGGACTGGACGGTGTACTCCTTGCCGTCGAGGCGCGAGAGGATCCCAGCGATCTGAGGAAGCGTGAGCAGGTCACCCGCGAGTTGCAGCGTCACACCGTTGAACGTCGCGGGATCGTTGATCGCCGCTGCGGCCGCCTGGCCGATGTCTTCCGGCGCGATCAGCTGGAGGAGCCGATCGGTCCTGACCACCGTGAGCAACCGGCGCCCTTCAACGAAGCCGGCGGGATCCAACATGGGATGGTCCATGAAGGTGGCGGGCAGGAGGAGGGTCCAGTGCTTGAAGCCCGCGTTGCGGACGAGGTCGCAGGTGGCGAGTTTGTTCTCCCAGTACGCCTCATGCGACTTCCAGCGCCCCTCCGCCCATCCCTCGATGTTGCGGTGGTCGCCGACGCCGGACGTCGCGGTGTGCACGAACATCTCGACGCCCTGGGCGAGCGCGGCCTCGACGAGGTTCCTCCCTTGCTGGCGCTCCTTGCTGTGGTCGACACCGGTCGCGGAGATGATCGGTGACTGCATCGAGAAGACCGCCCGGGCCCCAGCGCAGGCGGCGCGCAACGATGCTGGATCGTCGAGGTCCCCGACGGCCACCTCGGCGCCAGCCGCCGCGAGGGCCTTGGCGTTGGGCGCCTCCGGATTGCGCACCAGCACTCGCACCGGTGTGCGGCCTTCGGCCAACAGCGCCCGGGCGGTGGCGCCACCCTGGCGCCCTGTGGCGGCGGTGACGAGAACAGAACCGTTGCTGCCCATAGAAGCTCCTGGCGTAAGTGGGGGACCCCACCGTTTATTTTCGTGGTTAAATACGGGGGGGCCCCCCGTTTGTCAACGAAGGCTCTCGTGAGGAGAAGATTGCCGTGGAGCCTGTGAAGCCGTTGCGAGCGGACGGACGACGCAACCGGGAGCGGATTGTTGCGGCCGCCGCGGAGCTGGTCGGCAGGGATGGCGCGCAGGCGTCGCTCGAGGAGATCGCGCGGCGGGCGGGGGTCGGCTCGGCGACCCTGCACCGGCACTTCCCGTCGCGGCAGTCTCTGTTGGAGGCGGTCTTCCGCGAGGGCGTCGCGCAGCTCTGTGCGCGGGCAGCCGCGCAACCAGGCGAGGAGCCCGCCGCGGAGTTGGCGGCCTGGCTCGAGGAATTGACGGTCTACACCGCGGCCAACCGCGGGCTTGCCGATGCGCTGCTGACCGGCCCGGATGGCCTCTCGCCCGAGGAGCTCTGCTGCAGCGACATGCTGCTCGACGTGTTGAAGGTGCTGGTGGCAAGGGCGTCATCGGTGGGCGCGATTCACGCCAGCGCGACAACGGAGGACCTGATGATGCTGGCGAACGCGATCGCCGTCGCCAACCAAGACGATCCGCTCACCGCGCGCCGGGTGCTGCGCCTCGCGCTCACCGGCCTACGGCCGTGAACGCAGCGAGAGCGCCTCCTCCCGGCCTCCGCTGCGAGACCGGCTAGGGCAGGAGTTCGACGTATCCGTCCGTTCCATGCACGCGGATCCGCTGCCCATCCCGGATCCGCCGGGTGGCATGCTCCACCCCCACGACGGCTGGCAAGCCGTACTCCCGTGCGATCACCGCGCCATGGGTCATCATGCCTCCCACCTCTGTGACCAGGCCCTTGATCGCGACGAACAGGGGCGTCCAGCTGGGGTCCGTGTAGGCGGTGACCAGGATGTCACCCGCTTCGAGAGCGGCCTCCTTCATGTCCAGGATGACGCGGGCCCGCCCCTCGATGGTCCCGGCGGAAACCGGTAAGCCGGCCAGCGCGCCGGCCGGCACATCGTCGCGCCCGTACGCCCCGGTGATGACCTCTCCGTCCGACGTGAGCACCCGGGGCGGCGTGAGCGCTTGATACGACCTGAAGGCGTCCTTGCGCTGGCGAATGAGTGGGGCATCCACCTGGTTCGTGCGCACGGCGGTGTGGAGTTCCTGGAACGTGAGGAAGAAGAGGTCTTCCTTCTCCCGAAGCACGTGGGCCTCCACGAGGCGCTCGGCTTCTTTCAACAAGGCCTGCTTGTAAACGAAGTAGCGGTTGACGATGCCGTACTTCGGATACTCCCGGTACCCGATGAAGGTCCGGACCCGGTCAATCATCCGCTTGGTCTCTACGGCCTTCCGCTCACCGTCCGGCAAGGTCCGCAGGCGCTCCAGCAGCTCCTGTTCCTTCTTCCAGGCCTCCTGCCGCCCTTGCTCGAAGCGCCGCTTGCCGGCGCCCGGCTCGAAGTTCTTGATGTTGCCGAGGAGGATGGGCACGAGCGTGGTGGGGCGTTCGCTCCAACGCGGCCTCGTGATGTCGATCTCGCCGGCGCAGCGCATGCCGTACGTGTCGAGGTAGGCCCGGATGGCGTCTCGCGCTTCCCGCCCGCCCGCGAGCTTGGCCAGCTCGTCCAGGAAGCCCTCGTCCTCGACGTGCTGCAGAAAGGCCACCACGTCCGGATGCGGGCGGATCACGTCCGCGACGTCCAGGAGCGCCAGCCCCATCTCCGACGTGACGTTGTGGGGGACGGACTGCGTGAGCGTGTCGGCCGCGTTCTTCTCGCCCAGCCACGCCCGCATCTGCGCGTTGAGCCACCAGGTGGCCTCCACCGCCGCCATGATGACCTGATGGCTTCGCGGATCGAACAAGAGCCGCTTCAGCTCCTGGATGTCCTCCAGGATGAAGTCGAACAGCGCCGAGCCGGACTTCGTCCGGATGTCGCGCTTCAAGGCGGCGATGGAGGACTGGCTGCGCCCGATCAGCTCGTCGACGATGGCCGGATCGGCCTCGATCGGGGTTGGTGCGCCGCCCGCCGGCGCCCCGCTGGGCCCCTCGTCCGGGAGCGGCCGGA from Stigmatella aurantiaca encodes:
- a CDS encoding type II toxin-antitoxin system RatA family toxin; the encoded protein is MKRILWIAVLSVVAALGITALVAPKEVRLHSSIRIERPPEQVYDFVTSLEAPAKTFSGHGRIPGVVKTEVAGGGPLREGVKARVHSSDGAVMERLITIMDRPRHHEYRLATGFKPPIKYLLKSGRGEWTFQPAQDGGTQVEWIYVFELTSPVMYPLASPLLNGMFSEAMVKCLARTRECLIDEASCR
- a CDS encoding DUF3592 domain-containing protein, with the translated sequence MFSRVASSAVLLVFVLPWTAITGAADYFAISSMARQVQSANWPSVQGTLIRSEVEAVRSNKSTTYGLKVAYTYSVDGQRYEGSRYRFAAWRSGDAGYAEELVVRYPLGTSIPVYYRPGQPSEAVLQAGLGSSELFLLMVLLPFNLVALWLGAMVGWAWKPEPPLLSTFFREDGSECVTLDEQWTAAWVFLAMGSSALACVVLGGLAGGFNAPLPVGVGAWGAVIACGVLAGLWSRARRKAGHYDLRLHTQTRSLSLPPFSGRKHRLDVRWRDVRSLRVEPQVRTPQGQVTRYHLTLERALSGGGVSQEAIASFIRQEQAEALARWLRTHLKVGEAAPGEQRSA
- a CDS encoding NmrA family NAD(P)-binding protein; protein product: MGSNGSVLVTAATGRQGGATARALLAEGRTPVRVLVRNPEAPNAKALAAAGAEVAVGDLDDPASLRAACAGARAVFSMQSPIISATGVDHSKERQQGRNLVEAALAQGVEMFVHTATSGVGDHRNIEGWAEGRWKSHEAYWENKLATCDLVRNAGFKHWTLLLPATFMDHPMLDPAGFVEGRRLLTVVRTDRLLQLIAPEDIGQAAAAAINDPATFNGVTLQLAGDLLTLPQIAGILSRLDGKEYTVQSGTVEEAVAAGLHPGVAQGMTYINVAPVLARPEIARSYGLSPMSFETWARQRRERT
- a CDS encoding TetR/AcrR family transcriptional regulator, encoding MEPVKPLRADGRRNRERIVAAAAELVGRDGAQASLEEIARRAGVGSATLHRHFPSRQSLLEAVFREGVAQLCARAAAQPGEEPAAELAAWLEELTVYTAANRGLADALLTGPDGLSPEELCCSDMLLDVLKVLVARASSVGAIHASATTEDLMMLANAIAVANQDDPLTARRVLRLALTGLRP
- the rph gene encoding rifamycin-inactivating phosphotransferase, whose product is MGHYVLGFQEIDQAQLAAVGGKGAHLGELSRIEGIRVPAGFCVTTDAFQRIMAEAPSIDEQLDRLSRLTLEEREQIRALSAEIRRTLEGTAIPDDLAAAITGPLAQFGEQAAYAVRSSATAEDLPTASFAGQQDTYLNVVGPPEILQHVRRCWASLFTERAVTYRLRNGFDHRKVRMAVAVQQMVFPQASGILFTADPVTSNRKIASVEASFGLGEALVSGLVNADTYKVRDGELIAKAIATKQLAIHASPAGGTQQQAIELHRQQQPALTAAQAVRLAQLGRRIEAHFGRPQDIEWCLADDDFQIVQSRPITTLFPIPAAGDRENHVYVSVGHQQMMTDAMKPLGLSLFQLTALRPMYETGGRLFIDVTQGLASPASREGLLEVLGKSDPLIRDALQTVLGRGDFIRPLPDEGPSGAPAGGAPTPIEADPAIVDELIGRSQSSIAALKRDIRTKSGSALFDFILEDIQELKRLLFDPRSHQVIMAAVEATWWLNAQMRAWLGEKNAADTLTQSVPHNVTSEMGLALLDVADVIRPHPDVVAFLQHVEDEGFLDELAKLAGGREARDAIRAYLDTYGMRCAGEIDITRPRWSERPTTLVPILLGNIKNFEPGAGKRRFEQGRQEAWKKEQELLERLRTLPDGERKAVETKRMIDRVRTFIGYREYPKYGIVNRYFVYKQALLKEAERLVEAHVLREKEDLFFLTFQELHTAVRTNQVDAPLIRQRKDAFRSYQALTPPRVLTSDGEVITGAYGRDDVPAGALAGLPVSAGTIEGRARVILDMKEAALEAGDILVTAYTDPSWTPLFVAIKGLVTEVGGMMTHGAVIAREYGLPAVVGVEHATRRIRDGQRIRVHGTDGYVELLP